The genomic DNA TTTCAAACTGAATAAAAACGGGAAACTTAAGTTAAAAGGTTTCAACCGGACCAACGATCAGTTTATCTACGAAGTTTCCCCCTATACACAGGGCGTGGGCATCACTTACCGGGAGGAATTCAAGAGCTGGGACGATCTGATGAACAGATACTGGAATAAAATACTTGGGAAAAAGAAAGAAACAGAACCCTGAAAAAATTCTTAAAAAAAGAAAGAGAAAAATTCTATTTTTGCATAATCCTTGATGGTAAAATGTTTAAATTTTACTTATAAAGGGAAAATTTTAATCATGGATAACGGCAATTTACTTCAACATAAAAACGGGATATTTGGAACCATAGTTTTTCACGCGGCAGTGTTAATGTTTTTCATGTTCTCGTATGTTTCCAAACCTATTGAAATGCCGAAAGTAGAAGGGATAGAGATAAATTTCGGGACAGATGAAAACGGTTTGGGCCCTGAAGAACCGGCTATGGGTGATGCTGTTGTACAACCCCGGGGAGAAGCACAACCAGTTCAGCCACAACCTAAAGAAAAACTGATGACACAGGATTACGAAGATGCTCCTGTCCTATCGAGAAAGACGAATAACAATCTTAAGAAAATCACCAAAACCACGGAAGTAAAGGCAGTGGGAAATCCGACATCAACAGGTGCCCCAGTTGAAAAAGTCAATATGAAGGCATTATATACCGGACGGAATCCCAATACCAGCTATACGGGAGGAGAAGGAGTAACATACGGAAACGGCAATCAGGGTCGTCCTGATGGCTCCATTAACTCAAAAAACCGGGTTGGAGGCGGTAGTGGAAATGGAGGAGGAACTGTCTCTTATAATTTGTCCGGGCGTAATCCTTTGCATTTGCCTTCACCCTCCTATCCCTCACACAGTGAAGGGAAAGTTGTTGTTGAAGTAACGGTTGACCGTACCGGACACGTTACTTATGCCGACCCCGGGAAAAAAGGATCAACCACACTGGATGCCGCATTGCTGCGCGCTGCCAAAGAAGCCGCCCTTCTCTCCAAATTTGATGTCAAGAACAATGCTCCGGCTTTCCAGAAAGGTACTATTACTTACCATTTCCATTTCAGCCAGCAATAGGAAAAATAAAAAAAAGAAAAAACGAAGAGGGTGTCTAAAAAGTATCAGACACCCTCTTCGTTTTTGTATTCCTTTAAGACTGACGAAAATAAAATTTTTTTTGGACAGTCTTTTGATGAATGCTAATAGGCAAACAACGGAAGATTTTCCATCATTTTATTCACCTGGGCACGCACCCGATTGATGACTTTTTCATCATCAATATTGGTCAGTATTTCATCAATAAAATCAACTATGGTAACAATCAGGTCTTCTTTAATCCCCCTGGTAGTAATGGCAGGAGTACCAACCCTGATTCCTGAAGTTTGAAATGGGGAACGGGAATCAAAGGGAACCATATTTTTATTTAGGGTAATATCCGCTTTTACCAATGTGTTCTCGGCCATCTTTCCTGTAATATCAGGGAATTTCGTTCTAAGGTCAATCAACATGCAGTGGTTATCAGTCCCGCCCGAGATCACTTTATAACCTTTATCCATAAATGCTTTAGCCATCACAGCAGCATTCTTCTTTACCTGTTGCATATAGCTCTTGTAACTATCGCTAAGGTCTTCGCCAAAAGCCACCGCCTTGGCAGCAATCACATGCTCCAGTGGGCCGCCCTGAATACCCGGGAAAACAGCTGAATCAAGCAAAGCCGACATGGTCTTGAGCTGGCCTTTGGGGGTTTTGATACCCCAGGGATTCTCAAAATCCTTACCAACCAGAATCATGCCCCCACGCGGGCCACGTAATGTCTTATGGGTGGTGGTGGTAACAATATGGCAATAGGGAAAAGGAGGATTCAACAAACCGGTGGCAATCAAACCGGCAGGATGCGAAATATCAGCCATCAAAATAGCACCCACCTTGTCGGCAATCTCACGCATACGCTTATAATCCCAGTCGCGGGAATAAGCAGAAGCCCCTCCTATAATTAATTTCGGCTTTTCCTGAAGAGCAACTTTTTCCATCATGTCATAATCCACTCTTCCGGTTTCTTCATTTACTCCATAAGCTACTGCGTGATACAAAACACCTGAATAATTAACCGGCGAGCCATGAGTCAAGTGACCTCCGTGGGAAAGATCCAGTCCCAAAATGGTATCCCCCGGCTTCAAGATGGCAAACATCACAGAAGCATTAGCCTGAGCCCCTGAATGAGGCTGTACATTGGCCCATTCGGCATGAAAAAGCTTTTTGGCACGGTCAATAGCCAGCTGCTCAACTTCATCAACAACCTGGCAACCGCCATAATAACGTTTACCGGGTAAACCTTCCGCATATTTATTGGTTAGATACGATCCCATGGCTTCCATCACCTGATCACTAACAAAATTTTCGGAAGCAATCAGTTCTATGCCTTTCAATTGCCGCTGATGCTCTTTTTCAATTAATTCAAATATTTTGTCGTCTCGCTTCATTATTAATAAATTTAAATATTAGCAGAATTTCGCCACAAAATTAATTTTTTAAAGCCTGAAATAAAATTAATTGCCAAAAGAATTTCATAATTCGAAATCAAAAACACCTGAATAACCTTGCATTACGGGAATAAAATGGAATGGAGCGTTTTCAGCAACAAATCTCCTTGCAAAGGCTTGGATAAATACCTGTCGAAACCTGCCTCAATACATTGCTGTTCATATTCTACGGAACTAAACGCAGTTTGCGCTATTACCGGCAATTGTGGATATTTCTTCTTCAATTTTTTAAGGACATCAAAGCCATTGATAAAAGGTATTTTGATATCCAGCAGCACCAGGTCAGGTTGCTCATCCTGACAATATTTCATAGCTTGACGCCCATCTTGGGCCATCACTATTTTTGCCCGGGTACCGCTCAATAACTCCCGTAAAAAGATATAACTTGCCTCGTCGTCTTCAACAACAAGGATTGTTTTACCTTCCCAATTGTATTTTTTTAAATAACTTTTTTTATTGATAGTCATTATTAGTTCGGGTTAAAACTATTCCCATCAACAGGTTCAAAATAAATAAATGCAAATATTCATCATAAGGCGGGAGGAACAACGTCAAAACACATTGTGTGGCAAGATGTTTTATTTGCTAATTTCCCTTCAATTTGTTTTCTTTATACAAAAATAACGTTTTTATCAATAAGGTAAAAGGGATTTAATTTTAATTAAAACTTTGCAGTAAAACAGGTTACATAGTTTAACCAAACCGGCAGATATGATTGATATCAAAAAATTCACACTTGAAAATGGACTGAGAATAATCGTCAACCCGGATAAGACTACTCCGTTGGTTGCCATGAATATTCTCTATGATGTGGGGTCGAAAGACGAGGAACCGGAGAAAACGGGGTTTGCGCACCTCTTTGAACACCTGATGTTTGGAGGATCTCAGAATATCCCTTCGTATGATGAGCCTTTGCAACTTGCCGGAGGCGAAAATAATGCATTCACCACCACGGATATCACCAATTATTATCTGGTAGTACCTAAAGAAAATATTGAAACCGGTTTCTGGCTCGAATCCGACCGCATGCTGAGCCTGGCCTTCTCGGAAAAAAACCTGGAGGTTCAACGGAATGTGGTCATGGAAGAATTTAAGCAAAGATATCTGAACCAGCCTTATGGGGATGTGTGGCTTTTGCTCAGGCCTATGGTTTATAAAGTTCATCCTTACCGCTGGCCAACCATAGGGAAAAAAATGGAACATATACAAAATGCTTCCCTGAATGATGTGAAAGATTTCTTCTTTAAATTTTATGCGCCCAACAATGCCATCCTTTCGGTTTCAGGCAATGTTGAGCCCGACGAACTTCTCAGGTTGAGCAAAAAATGGTTTCTGCCCATAGAGCACCGCCCCACACCCAGGCGTAATTTACCGGAAGAGCCCAGGCAAACAGAGGCACGCAGTTTGACCGTAGAACGGGACGTTCCCTTCGATGCCATTTATAAAGCTTATCACACCTGCAAAAGAAACGATCCCGACTTTTACGCTACCGACCTGATTTCGGATATCCTTGCAAATGGGAATTCTTCCCGGCTTTATCAGTCGCTTATCAAAGAGCAAAAACTCTTCAGTGAGATCGATGCATACATCACTGCAGATATAGACAATGGATTATTCTATATCAAGGGGAAAATCATGAAAGGGGTGAGTATAGAAAAGGCCGAAACAGCAATAGAACAGGAACTGGAAAAAATCACCGGTGACCTTGTCAGCGATTATGAATTGGGAAAAGTGAAAAACAGGGTTGAATCCTCACAGGTACTTTCTCAAATCAATGCCTTAAACAAGGCTATGCTGCTGGCATACCAGGAACTGTTGGGAGGTGCCGAAAAAATCAATGAAGAAATCGACCATTACCGGGCTGTTCAAAAAGAAGATATCAGAACTGTTGCCCGGAAAATATTTCAATTATCCAATTGCTCTACGCTCTATTACTTATCGAAAAAATAAAAAATTATGGATCGTCTGATTCCACCGGATTATAAGACTATTGAGAAAATAGATATTGCCAAAGCTCAGGAATCACGCCTGGAAAACGAAGTCCCTGTATATATCATCAATGCTGGCGAACAGGATGTGGTTAAGATCGATTTCATCTTTCAGGCCGGCAACTGGTTTGAACCTGCCCCGCTTATTGCATATTTTACCAATGCTATGCTTAATGAAGGGACCCTGCATTATACGTCCCGGGAGATAGCAGAAAAATTCGACTTCCTGGGCTCCTTCTACCAGAACAATATTGATCTGGACTTTGCCTCAATCAGCATCATAAGCCTCAACAAACACCTGGAAGAAACACTTTGCCTCGTGGAAGAAATAATAAAATACCCGGCTTTCCTGGAAAATGAACTTCAGATTTTATTACACAAAAGGAAACAACAGTTCCTGATTGATGCAGCAAAAGTGCAAAACCTTGCAAAATTCAAGTTTTCCCAATCTTTATTTGGGAAAAGCAATCCCTATGGCCGTTATATCGTTTCTGAAGATTTCGACCATGTGACAACCGGACATCTTGCCGACTTCCACCGTACATTTTATTGTGCAGAAAACTGCAAGATTATTGCATCGGGTAAAGCAGATGAAACAGTTTTTAAGTCACTTGATGCCCATTTCGGCTCCAAAAGCTGGTGCTCGAACAAGGCGATTCAATTCCCCAATATTAAATTTGATGGCGGACAACCCGGTCAATATTGTATTGAGAAAAAAGATGCAGTACAATCGGCCATCAGAATAGGTAAAGTACTTTTTAACCGCACACACCCTGATTTTATCGGAATGCAGGTTTTAAATACTGTCATTGGCGGCTATTTCGGTTCAAGGTTAATGAAAAATATCCGGGAAGAAAAAGGCTATACCTACGGAATCAGCTCCCTGCTCATTTCTCTGAAAAACTCAGGATTCTGGTTAATTGTCTCGGAAATTGGGAATAAATATACCTTCCCGGCTATCTCTGAAATTTATAAGGAAATTGAAAAATTGCAATATGAAAAAATCTCTTCCGAAGAACTAAACCTGGTAAAAAATTATCTCCTGGGGGATATTCTCCGGATGTTTGACGGGCCGTTTTCCAATTCAGAGAGTTTTCGATCGATTCTCGAATATGGATTGAATCCGGATTACTACGAAAATGTCATCCAGACCGTAAAAAACATCAGTCCTGAACAATTACAGCAACTTGCGGTGAATTATCTGGATAAAGACAGCCTGGTTGAGGTTGTAGCCGGCAAAATATAATGGCAACTTTTACGTTTTAAAAACAGTTTTTAGATACAACAATGCCTGACGATACAAAAAGTTCGGAAAAAATCGTTTCATCAACCTTAGATTTTAAGGGATGTTTCCTTATCCTTTCGTTTTTGGCATCATTGCTGACATTTCCACTTAAAGCACAGGCTCCTCAACCCCCTACCCTGATTTCAGTAAGTGTGGATTCTATGTGCCGGACTGTTATTACTTGGGGTAAAAGCACCAGTGCCAATGTATCTTATTATGTCGTCCTCGCAGACAGGCTGCCTTTCGATACCGGGAAAGGTTCGGTAAAAATAGACTCCACTGCAAATACCGTTTATCTTGATAGCAAGGACGCTGTATGCAAACAGGCCATGAGGTTCAACATTATTGCTGTTGATACCAGTTCAAAAAGATACAATCCCAGCGAGGCAACGGGTTCATTTGAAACTATCTATCTTCAGGAGAAATATGATTCCTGCAAAAATCAAATCACCTTAAACTGGAACCAGCCTTATGGCTGGAGTTCAAAAATTAAAAGCTACAACATCTGGTATGCGGATAGTGGCAGCAATACGTATAAACTACTGGTTTCTAATCTGGTAAATACCGCCATTGCTCATACTGTTGAGAATATCAAAGAAAACACCCAATATGATTTTTATATTGAAGCCGTTCGAAATGACGGCGTGAGTTCTTCCACTTCAAACATTGTCCGCAAATATACGGCTATGCCCAGGGCGCCGCAATTCATTGATGCCAACGCCACTATGCTGTCAAACAACCAGGTCGATTTGACCTTTAACATTGATCCATCAAGTCAGCTTACTCATTATGAGATTTTTAAAGCAGACCTAAACTCCGGAAGTTATGAGGTGCTGGCCGATACGGTCAATTTTACCGCCCATACCCTGCAGTATACCGATTATATCGCATCCGGGCAAAAGTTAAAATACAAACTGGTTGCCCTCAATACCTGTCAGAATATTGAAGCCAGTTCAAACCTTGCCAGTAACGTTTTACTGAAAGTTGAAAATGAACAATTCACCAATAACCTTTCATGGAATAAATACATAGACTGGCGGGGGGGAGTGGCCAGTTACAACATTTACAGGCAGATCGGGAATGCACAACCTGCCTTTATCGGGTCAACTGACTCAATGATGACCGAATATTCAGACGATCTGGCCTTCCTGAAAAATAAAAATATTTCCGATCATTTCTGCTACTATATTGTGGCAGTTGAGGGCGACAGCACAAAATACGGCCACATGGAAAGCAA from Bacteroidota bacterium includes the following:
- a CDS encoding response regulator — encoded protein: MTINKKSYLKKYNWEGKTILVVEDDEASYIFLRELLSGTRAKIVMAQDGRQAMKYCQDEQPDLVLLDIKIPFINGFDVLKKLKKKYPQLPVIAQTAFSSVEYEQQCIEAGFDRYLSKPLQGDLLLKTLHSILFP
- the glyA gene encoding serine hydroxymethyltransferase, which translates into the protein MKRDDKIFELIEKEHQRQLKGIELIASENFVSDQVMEAMGSYLTNKYAEGLPGKRYYGGCQVVDEVEQLAIDRAKKLFHAEWANVQPHSGAQANASVMFAILKPGDTILGLDLSHGGHLTHGSPVNYSGVLYHAVAYGVNEETGRVDYDMMEKVALQEKPKLIIGGASAYSRDWDYKRMREIADKVGAILMADISHPAGLIATGLLNPPFPYCHIVTTTTHKTLRGPRGGMILVGKDFENPWGIKTPKGQLKTMSALLDSAVFPGIQGGPLEHVIAAKAVAFGEDLSDSYKSYMQQVKKNAAVMAKAFMDKGYKVISGGTDNHCMLIDLRTKFPDITGKMAENTLVKADITLNKNMVPFDSRSPFQTSGIRVGTPAITTRGIKEDLIVTIVDFIDEILTNIDDEKVINRVRAQVNKMMENLPLFAY
- a CDS encoding pitrilysin family protein, producing the protein MDRLIPPDYKTIEKIDIAKAQESRLENEVPVYIINAGEQDVVKIDFIFQAGNWFEPAPLIAYFTNAMLNEGTLHYTSREIAEKFDFLGSFYQNNIDLDFASISIISLNKHLEETLCLVEEIIKYPAFLENELQILLHKRKQQFLIDAAKVQNLAKFKFSQSLFGKSNPYGRYIVSEDFDHVTTGHLADFHRTFYCAENCKIIASGKADETVFKSLDAHFGSKSWCSNKAIQFPNIKFDGGQPGQYCIEKKDAVQSAIRIGKVLFNRTHPDFIGMQVLNTVIGGYFGSRLMKNIREEKGYTYGISSLLISLKNSGFWLIVSEIGNKYTFPAISEIYKEIEKLQYEKISSEELNLVKNYLLGDILRMFDGPFSNSESFRSILEYGLNPDYYENVIQTVKNISPEQLQQLAVNYLDKDSLVEVVAGKI
- a CDS encoding gliding motility-associated C-terminal domain-containing protein, coding for MPDDTKSSEKIVSSTLDFKGCFLILSFLASLLTFPLKAQAPQPPTLISVSVDSMCRTVITWGKSTSANVSYYVVLADRLPFDTGKGSVKIDSTANTVYLDSKDAVCKQAMRFNIIAVDTSSKRYNPSEATGSFETIYLQEKYDSCKNQITLNWNQPYGWSSKIKSYNIWYADSGSNTYKLLVSNLVNTAIAHTVENIKENTQYDFYIEAVRNDGVSSSTSNIVRKYTAMPRAPQFIDANATMLSNNQVDLTFNIDPSSQLTHYEIFKADLNSGSYEVLADTVNFTAHTLQYTDYIASGQKLKYKLVALNTCQNIEASSNLASNVLLKVENEQFTNNLSWNKYIDWRGGVASYNIYRQIGNAQPAFIGSTDSMMTEYSDDLAFLKNKNISDHFCYYIVAVEGDSTKYGHMESKSNEVCIYVKPLARVPNAIIPNADPPNNEFKPFLTFLPEKYIMTIYNRYGGKIFETTNPLEGWNGRIKGGELAKEGVYMYYIKISSEGNKPAEYSGTVAVVYK
- a CDS encoding pitrilysin family protein, which produces MIDIKKFTLENGLRIIVNPDKTTPLVAMNILYDVGSKDEEPEKTGFAHLFEHLMFGGSQNIPSYDEPLQLAGGENNAFTTTDITNYYLVVPKENIETGFWLESDRMLSLAFSEKNLEVQRNVVMEEFKQRYLNQPYGDVWLLLRPMVYKVHPYRWPTIGKKMEHIQNASLNDVKDFFFKFYAPNNAILSVSGNVEPDELLRLSKKWFLPIEHRPTPRRNLPEEPRQTEARSLTVERDVPFDAIYKAYHTCKRNDPDFYATDLISDILANGNSSRLYQSLIKEQKLFSEIDAYITADIDNGLFYIKGKIMKGVSIEKAETAIEQELEKITGDLVSDYELGKVKNRVESSQVLSQINALNKAMLLAYQELLGGAEKINEEIDHYRAVQKEDIRTVARKIFQLSNCSTLYYLSKK